The DNA sequence GAAGAGCTTTTTCATGGGACCTCCGGGATATCGAGATACAGGTCTGATCGAGGAATTGTAGGCAGGCGCCCCGCCGGCTGTCAATCGGGCGATGGGTCGGCAAACTTGAAGGAACGCCTTCGGGCGAAGAGCTTCCGGTTCCAGGGCAAAGCCAAAGCCGAGTGTTGTATTATACGTATGCCTCATGGTAGTTAATACGTAAAAGGAGGTGCCCATGAACGCAAAACTGACCCTGAGTCTCGAAAAGCAAGTGATCGACGAGGCAAAAAAATACGCTCGTCGACGCCGTAAAAGCCTGTCAAAAATGGTCGAGAGCTATTTACGGCAGGTGGCGCGGGCCGAAATGGAGGAAAACGCCATCACGCCTCTGGTTGCCGAGCTTTCCGGTATTCTTGATCCCGACAAGGCCGAGCGGCGGCGCAAGGAATACGGCGACTATCTTGAGGAGAAATACCGGTGAGTGAGCGCGTTTTCATCGACACCGATATCATTCTCGATCTGCTGAGCCGCCGAGAGCCCTTCTATCCCGCCGCGGCCGCCCTGTTTTCCCTGGCGGAGCGCGGCGAGGTGCGCGCATGTGTTTCCTCCCTCTGTTTTGCCAACCTCTTTTACATTCTGCGCAAGGAACTTTCGGCGCCGCGCGCCATCAAGGTTTTGAAAAAGCTCCAACAAATCGTCACTGTTCTTCCCGTCGACAACCTCATCGTCAGCCAGGCGCTCGACTCAGGTTTTCGTGATTTCGAGGACGCCCTTCAATACCACGCGGTCCTTGCCGCCGCCATCCCCTGCCTTGTCACCCGCAACGGCCGCAACTATCCCAACCCCGAGATTCCCGTCCTGTCGGCGGAAGAATTTCTCGCGCAGCGCGCGATGGGTTGAGAGCGCAACGGGCGATGCGGTTCGACCGCCGAAAAGACCGCGGTTACTTTCCGGTTTTGGCTGAAGCTAGAGCCCGCTCCTCCAAACGAATCCGGCGTTGCAGGATGATCAGGTTGGCGAGGGAAAAAGCGACCAGGGTCAGGGGCGCGCGCATGAGCAGCGGGATGAGCGCGAACTCCAGAACCACCACCAGATAGTTGGGATGCTTCAGGAAACGGTAGGGTCCGCGGCGAACGCGGGGCGCGCCGGGCAGCACGAGAATGCGGGTGTTCCAGAACGGGCCGAGACTGTGGATGCAGGCATAGCGCAAGATTTGCAGCAGGGCCAGGCTGATCAGGCAGAACAGGGTGAGGCCGTCGAGAGGGATGCGCCAGGGATGTGATTCGAGCAGCAGGGCGAGAAAAAACAGGCAGTGCAGCATCAGGATGGCGCGATAGCTTTCGGGATAGAGTTCGACGCCGCCTCGCTGGAGCAGAGCGCGGCGGTTGCGGCGGGCGATGACCAGTTCCAGGCCGCGTTCCATAAGGTAAAAG is a window from the Geoalkalibacter sp. genome containing:
- a CDS encoding DUF6364 family protein, translated to MNAKLTLSLEKQVIDEAKKYARRRRKSLSKMVESYLRQVARAEMEENAITPLVAELSGILDPDKAERRRKEYGDYLEEKYR
- a CDS encoding PIN domain-containing protein; amino-acid sequence: MSERVFIDTDIILDLLSRREPFYPAAAALFSLAERGEVRACVSSLCFANLFYILRKELSAPRAIKVLKKLQQIVTVLPVDNLIVSQALDSGFRDFEDALQYHAVLAAAIPCLVTRNGRNYPNPEIPVLSAEEFLAQRAMG
- a CDS encoding isoprenylcysteine carboxyl methyltransferase family protein, yielding MERGLELVIARRNRRALLQRGGVELYPESYRAILMLHCLFFLALLLESHPWRIPLDGLTLFCLISLALLQILRYACIHSLGPFWNTRILVLPGAPRVRRGPYRFLKHPNYLVVVLEFALIPLLMRAPLTLVAFSLANLIILQRRIRLEERALASAKTGK